In Mycolicibacterium aubagnense, the DNA window CGACCACTATGTCCAAACTGTTTGGTCACCGACCCTGACAACCTCGAAGACTGCCTCAACTGCGGTCGCCGCCGTCCGGTCAGCCTCCGGACCCCAGACGGGCCGATCTGCAGCACCTGCCCGTCCTTGCCGACCGCTTCCTGCTCGATCTGCGGCGACGAAAAGCCCTGCGGCACATCTCGAATCACCGGCCGACCATGGTGTCCTGCCTGCCAGCGCCGCACCGCCCGATGCAGCTCGTGCGGACGGACCGCCGCAGTGATCTCGGGCACCCTCGCCCAGCCGCACTGCGAGGACTGCACCACCCGCGCCATCTGGCGCGATTGCCCAACCTGCAGCGACCCGTCCTATCCGCACCCTGGTCAATGCGTTCGATGCCGAATCAATCAGCGTCTCAACGAGATCATCGGTCCGCCGTCGGCATCGCTTCATCCGGGGCTGCAGGCTTTGCGGCACAACATCGCTACCGCAGAACACCCCATCACCGCCATGCGATGGCTGAAGAAGAAGTCCGTCGCGCCGGTGCTGGCCGATCTCGCTGCCGGGCGCAGGGCGTTGACCCACGAAGCGCTCGACGAGCTGCCCCACAGTCAGCCTCTGGCGCACCTGCGCCATGTCCTCATCGGCGTGGGCGCCCTGCCGCGACGCGATGAGCACATGGTCCGCATCGAGCGGTTCATCGATCAGACCCTGGCTGCGCACGCGAACCTCGAGCAGCGGCAGGCGCTGCACCGCTACACGGTCTGGCACCTGATCCGTCGACTGCGGCAACGCAACAACGGGCACGCCATCACCATCCAGCAGTTCAACTCGGTGCGCCAACGCACCCACGCGGCCATCGCCTTCCTGGACTGGCTCACCGAACACCAGCTCACCCTCGGCAGCTGTCAGCAGGCCGACCTGGATCGCTGGCTCACCGACGCCGCCGCGACACATCGCGGGGCAGCGGGACACTTCATCCGATGGGCGCACAAGAACAAGCTGACCAGCGTCCGCATCGGCGCACACCGCTGGATGGGCCCCACCCGACCGCTCGATGACCAGAACCGCTGGAACATCGCGCGCCGCCTGTTGCACGACGACAGCCTCAAGCCCGATGACCGGCTGGCCGGCCTGCTCGTTCTCCTCTACGCGCAGACACCGGCTGCGATCTGCCGAATGACCATCGTCGATATCGAACTCGACGCTGATCCGGTCCGGCTGCACCTCGGCAGCTCGCCGATACACCTACCCGAGCCGGTTGCCGGCCTGGCCCGATTGAATATGTCAAATCGCAAGGGCCACGCAACCATTGGCGCGCTGACCCCCTCGATCTGGCTCTTTCCGGGCGGCCAACCCGGCCGGCCCATCAGCACCGGCCAGCTGACCCAACGATTGAACCGACTCGGCATCCGTCCCGGCGCCGCCCGCAGCACCGCACTGTTTCAACTCGCCACCGAGATCCCGGCAGCAATCCTGGCCCGCACCCTCGGCATCCATACCGACGTCGCCGTCTCCTGGCAACGCCTCTCCGCCGGCGACTGGACCAACTACGCCGCCGTCATCAGCAGCCGACCACAATCGCTGGCCCGCAACACGGAAACACGGGCATAGTGCCTACATGCGACACACCCCAACAGTGAACATCCCGGGGCTGGTTCTGGTCGCGAAATCGGACGCCGTTTCATCGCGAATCTCGACAATACGTAGGTGTGGGGAAAGTTCGAGTCCGTGAAATATTACGTCACCGCGGGTCTTTGACGGACGGCATGGGGTGTGGTCTCTCACTGGCGAAGAAGTACAGGCCGATGACCGCGGCGAGTGCCGCCCGGTACTGAACGTGGCCAGTGCTGCGGTGAACCCGGTGGTGAGCAGCGCTTGGAACAGGAGGCTTCCGGCGCCGAAGCCGATGAACAGGGTGCAGACGTTGAGGCCCATCGCCTGGCCGCGTTGGGCGGACAGCTGGGTGACGATCCCGGCCAGCAGCGGCTGGGTCAGGTCGTAGCCCAGGGACAGCATGCCGACAGCGAGGGCAGCCAGGATCAGCGGAACAGGAGTGCGAGGAGCAGGGCGGCAGTGGACGCGACGGCCAGACCGAGGGGGATGAGTCGGGTGCGCCCGTATCGGTCGGCGAGCCGGCCGATGGCAGGACCGAAGAGGAAACCGGGAACGCCGTAGAGCAGCAACGCCAGGCCGATACCGACCAGCGTCAGACCGAATCGCTGGCTGAAATAGACGCCCAGCCAGGTATAGATGCCGGAGTGGATCACCGCGTTGATCAGGACATAGCCGTAGGTGCGGCGGGCACGCTGTTGGCGCAGCAGCGTGAAGTAGCCGCGCGCGATCTGCCCGACGCTTCGACGCTGCAGCGCGGACCCACCCTGCAGCTGCGAGCGCCGAAGCGTAAGTGCCACAAGCACGATCGCGGCGAGCCCGGCCACCCGAGAAACAGACCCTGCCAGCCGATCAGCGGTTCCAGCAGCGCCCCGGCACTGGAACCGAAGGCCATACCGCCAGCCATCGCGCCGAAAAGCCAGCCCAGCGCATGACCGCGCCGCTCGTAGGGGAACACATCACCGATCAGGGCCAGGGAGATCGGCACCACCCCGCTGGCGCCGAGCGCGGTCAGCAGCCGGAACGCGATAAACATGCGGGGGCCATCGGCCAGGGCGGTCAGCGCGGTGAGCACGACGAACCCCGCAGCAGACCCCAGGATCACCCGTTTCCGGCCGATCCGATCCGAGAGCGGACCCCACAACAAGGTCATCGCCCCGTAGGGCACCAGGTAGGCGGGAACAGCGAGCCCAAGCAGATCGGTTGAGCTGCCGAACTCGTGCGCCAGTTGCGGAATGAGCGGCGCCACCATGAACGCCTGAAAGAAAATCAGGAACGTAGCGGCGGCCAAAGTCCGCAACAACCATTCCCGTGACCGCTGCGGTGAAGCCGGGGACGACAACGCGTGCCTCCTCTTTGCTCAGATCGCTGGCAATGCGTGCCGGCGGCAACCGGGGTGAGGTCACTGTCAGGCCCCACCCCGGTGCGTTGGTGCCTAGCTGACTTTCTCCATCGTCTGTCCGCAGCAGCAGGTCGGATTCTGCTGTCCCTGACAGTCCGGCGGGGCACTCTTAGTCACCGTCACCTCGCATCCGCATTCGGGCACCGGGCAGCGATACACCTCACCCTCACGAAATGGCATGATCTACCTCCTTGTCGTGTTGTTCCAGCTAGACGACAGTAAGAGCTGGCCCTCGGGGCCAGGTCAAGTTGATCAGGAGGAAATCATGGCCTCGGACACTCTCACCGCCGGGCAGGCCGCCTCCCGCGCCGGCATCACGCGCAAGGCGCTGCGCTTATACGTGGCGAAAGGCCTCGTGGACGAACCCCCGCGCACCCCGGCCGGCTACCGCCTCTACGGCGCCGACGACGTCGCCGTGCTCACCTTCATCCGTCAGGCCCGCACACTGGGCCTACGCCTGGATGACATCGCCGCCATCCTGGACATCCGCCGTCACGGCTCGGCGCCATGCACCGCGGTTCGCGCGTTCATCGACACGCGCGTTGACGAGATCGATGCCGCGATCGCCGACCTGCGCGCCCTACGCCGCAGTCTCGTCAACACTCGAAATGCCCATCCAGTCGACGGTGCCACCGCGACCGTGCCGGCCACAATATGCCCCATCGTCGAGCACACCACCGAAAGCTGACCACAGGTTCCCCGACCGATCCCACTGACCGTGGGGCGGTTCCCATCCAGCCGACACTGCGGCAATCAAGATGACGTCAATATGGCGATAAGCGATCTTGAAACTCCACCAACACCGCCAGAATTCGCGATCAACTAGCGTCAGAATTCGCGATCAATGCCACGGGCATTCGGACAGTTCTGATATCCGACGTCACCATTATGGGTGACCGCCGATGCGGCGATGCGCACGGTGGCCGAATGGACGAACTATGTGGCGGGGTGGAAGGTGCACAGTGGCGGGCAATGACCGACTTACACACAGCGGGCAGCAGGGCGGCGCCGAGGAACACTGGACCGCGCAGTGGGATCGGGTCCCGGCGCCGTGGCGGACTCTGGTGTATCACCTCGATCAGGCCCCAGCCAACGCGCTGTTTGCGCCCAACCCCCGGTATCGGCCGGTCAGCGAGGGGCACGACTTCACTCCTGCCGATGTGCCGCAACGGATCTGCGACGAGCTGGCCTGGTGGGT includes these proteins:
- a CDS encoding site-specific integrase produces the protein MRWLKKKSVAPVLADLAAGRRALTHEALDELPHSQPLAHLRHVLIGVGALPRRDEHMVRIERFIDQTLAAHANLEQRQALHRYTVWHLIRRLRQRNNGHAITIQQFNSVRQRTHAAIAFLDWLTEHQLTLGSCQQADLDRWLTDAAATHRGAAGHFIRWAHKNKLTSVRIGAHRWMGPTRPLDDQNRWNIARRLLHDDSLKPDDRLAGLLVLLYAQTPAAICRMTIVDIELDADPVRLHLGSSPIHLPEPVAGLARLNMSNRKGHATIGALTPSIWLFPGGQPGRPISTGQLTQRLNRLGIRPGAARSTALFQLATEIPAAILARTLGIHTDVAVSWQRLSAGDWTNYAAVISSRPQSLARNTETRA
- a CDS encoding MFS transporter; translation: MQGGSALQRRSVGQIARGYFTLLRQQRARRTYGYVLINAVIHSGIYTWLGVYFSQRFGLTLVGIGLALLLYGVPGFLFGPAIGRLADRYGRTRLIPLGLAVASTAALLLALLFR
- a CDS encoding MFS transporter, with translation MSSPASPQRSREWLLRTLAAATFLIFFQAFMVAPLIPQLAHEFGSSTDLLGLAVPAYLVPYGAMTLLWGPLSDRIGRKRVILGSAAGFVVLTALTALADGPRMFIAFRLLTALGASGVVPISLALIGDVFPYERRGHALGWLFGAMAGGMAFGSSAGALLEPLIGWQGLFLGWPGSPRSCLWHLRFGARSCRVGPRCSVEASGRSRAATSRCCANSVPAAPTAMS
- a CDS encoding MerR family DNA-binding protein is translated as MASDTLTAGQAASRAGITRKALRLYVAKGLVDEPPRTPAGYRLYGADDVAVLTFIRQARTLGLRLDDIAAILDIRRHGSAPCTAVRAFIDTRVDEIDAAIADLRALRRSLVNTRNAHPVDGATATVPATICPIVEHTTES